In the genome of Acidimicrobiia bacterium, the window CTGCCAGCGATGTGGCTCATCGGTGCGAGCAGGGGGAGCGATCCTCGGACCTCAACGGTCTCATAGGCAATGGCGGTCGCTCCCGACGCGCGCAGCCCGTCCGCAACCTGCGGGTACGCCGCGAGATGCAAGAAGGTGAACACGATGTGATCGGAGGTCAGCAGCTCGAGTTCCGTGGGCTGGGGTTCCTTGACATGCACGATGAGTCGTGCCGCGTCGAACACGGCCTCCGCGGTGTCAACGAGGATCGCGCCTGCGGCCGTATACGCCTCGTCGGGTGCCCCTGCGCCGCTTCCCGCCCCGGCCTGGACAAACACCGAGTGGCCACGCAGGACGAGGTCGTGGGCTGCTCCCGGCTGGAGTGCCACCCGCCGCTCATCCGGCTTGATCTCTGTCACGACGCCGATATTCATCGGATTCCTCCGTTGTCGGTGGGTTCCGGCCACATTCTTCCGCGTGCTGCTTGCGCGATATGGCCGATGATCTCCCTCGCTTGTTCCGTGTAGGTACTCGTGGTGACCCGCACATGTCGGCCCTGCTCGCCGCGCAGTTGGAATGGCTTGCCCCGTGCGACTCCGATGCCGTGTGCCGCGAGCATCGGCACCGCGAAGGCCTCGTCGTCCACAGGCACCCACGCGTTGAGTCCGTCTCCGTCGTCGACCTCGATTCCATGGGCGGCAAGATCCTCGACGAAGGTGGCGCGGCGCTGCGCATACTCAGAGGCGGCGTGTTCGATCGAGCGGTTGACCTCTTCGGAGGCCAGCATCGCCGCGAGGATGCGTTGCAATAGTCGGGACGACCACGACGGGCCGAGACTTCGCCTGCGTTCGACGGCGATGATCGGTTCGGCCGGTCCACCGACCGCAGCGAGCCGAAGGTCGGGCCCATGGGACTTCGAGAAGCTGTGGATGTGCAGCACACGATCCGGAAGGGCATCTCCGAAGCTCACAAGCGGAGCCCCGGCCACCATGCCGGAATGGTCGTCTTCGATCACGAGGACTCCCGATCGCTCGAGGATGGGGAGGAGCTCGTCTCGGCGTCGAGGTGTCATGCTCGCGCCTGTCGGGTTGTGACCGCGAGGTTGGACGAACAAAATGCCGATGCCGGCGTCGACCGCCCCGGCGACCGAGTCGGGAAGGAGCCCCTCACCGTCGAGATCGATCGGGTACGGCACGGCGCCAGCCGTTTCGATCATGTCGAAGATCGGCGGAAAGCCGGGGTCGCTCACACCGATGAGGTCCCCCACCTGTGCGGTCACCCCGAGGATGCGGTCCATGGCATCCATGGCCCCATTGAGCACCGTCATTCGTGCCGGGGCGAAGGGCCAGATGCGGAGAAGCTCTCCTTCGAGTTCCTCGGCGACCGGCGCCTCGACATAGGACGACACCGACGGCGTGCTGTCGAGCTCGGCGAGGATGTCGTGGGGGTTCGGGAGCAGGGACGCATCCGGAATCCCGCTTGACAGGTCGTAGCTGATCGCGTCGCCCCTCACGGGCACCTGCCAATACCGCGTCGTTGGTCCACCGGTACGGTCGCGTATGAACGAGCCGCGCCGGCCATCGGTCTCGATGACCTTGTGTCTTCGGAGGATCTGCCACGCTTCGCCAACGGTCGATGGGCTCACCGCGAGCGCACCGGCGAGGTCGCGCACCGTCGGAAGCCGGGTCCCGGCAGCGAGCGCACCCGACGACACGCACACACCGATCGCCTTTGCGATTCCGTCGGGTGTTGCTTCGACAACCGCGGCGACGATGCGACTCTCTGCGGACGGCATGACAACCTTTGTCTGGTACGAATCGGCGTTTGTACAACTCTATCGAATCTTTGTATGGTGTGCAGGTGGCGGAGCAGCGCCCCGCAGAAGAAGTGCCGAACGAACGGACACCAAGGAGCCACCGATGAGTCGTGTCGTACGCGCAGCCATCCTCCAAACCGAGTGGACCGGCGACAAGGAATCGATGATCGAACTCCACGAGGAGTACGCAAGGAAGGCAGCAGCCGACGGCGCCAAGGTGATTTGCTTCCAGGAGCTGTTCTACGGCCCGTATTTCTGCCAGGTGCAGGACATCGAGTACTACGGGTACGCCGAGGCGATCCCGGACGGACCCACCACGCAACGATTCCAGAAGATCGCCGCCGAGCTCGGCCTTGTCATGGTGCTCCCAATGTATGAACGGGAGATGGCGGGCTTCTTGTATAACACGGCGGCGGTCATCGATGCAGACGGCACCTATCTCGGCAAGTACCGCAAGCATCACATCCCCCATGTCGGTGGCTTCTGGGAGAAGTTCTACTTCCGTCCGGGCAACAGCGACTTTCCCGTGTTCGACACGGCCGTCGGGAAGGTCGGCGTCTACATCTGCTACGACCGCCACTTCCCTGAAGGATGGCGGGCCCTCGGCCTCAACGGGGCCGAGATCGTCTTCAATCCGTCAGCGACGAGCCGGGGCCTCTCGTCGTATCTGTGGCAACTCGAGCAGCCCGCATCGGCGGTAGCAAACATGTACTTCGTCGGGGCGATCAACCGAGTCGGTGTCGAGGACCTCGGTGACAACGACTTCTACGGCACCTCGTACTTCGTCGATCCGCGCGGCCAGTTCGTCGGCGATGTCGCAAGCGACAAGGACGCAGAGCTCGTGGTGCGCGACCTCGATCTCGACAAGATCGAGGAGGTTCGCAACACATGGGCCTTCTACCGCGACCGGCGTCCCGACGCATACGATCCACTGGTTCAGGCCTGATCCCGATGGGTGTCCACGCCGAACTCACCGAACGCACGAGGGCGGTGATGCCGTCGTGGCTCGCTTTGTACTACGACGAGCCGATTGCGATCGATCGCGGCGATGGCCGGACCGTGTGGGACCTCGAAGGGAACGAGTACCTCGACTTCTTCGGCGGCATCCTCACCACGATGACGGCCTACGCACTCCCCGAGGTGACCGCTGCGATCAACGAGCAGGCGGCCAAGGTCCTCCACACCTCGACGCTGTACCTCAACCGACCGATGGTCGAGCTCGCAGAAATGGTCGCGGAGCTGTCAGGGATCCCCGATGCTCGTGTCTTTTTCACCCCATCAGGAACCGAGGCGAACGATGCAGCCATGTTGCTTGCGACCTCGTTCCGGCGATCGAATCAGGTGCTTGCCCTTCGCAACAGCTACCACGGGCGGAGCTTCACGGCCGTGGCACTCACCAGCCACCGTTCGTGGTCGCCAACGAGCTACTCGGGGCTCCAGGTCCATTATGTCCAAGGGCCGTACAAGGCGCGGAGCCCGTATGCCCACCTCGACGACGACGCATTCACCGCTGCGGCAGCGAGCGACCTCCAGCAGGTCATCGACATGATGACATCGGGGGATGTCGCCGCCATGATCGCAGAGCCGATCCAAGGCGTCGGCGGCTTCGCAACCCCTCCCGACGGGTTCTTCGCCCGCTTCAAGGAGATCCTCGACGAGTACGGCATCCTGTTCGTCGCCGATGAGGTCCAAACCGGGTGGGGACGCACCGGCGAGTACTTCTGGGGCTACCAGGCCCACGACATCACGCCGGACATCATGACCTTCGCCAAAGGGATCGGGAACGGGCTGTCGATCGGCGGGGTTGTCGCTCGAGCCGACATCATGAACTGCATCGGTGCAAACTCCATCTCGACCTTCGGCGGCAACCCTCTGGTGTGTGCCGGCGCACTTGCCAACCTGCGGTATCTCCTCGAGCATGATCTCCAGGGAAACAGCCTCAAGCAGGGAACCCGCCTGTACGAACGGTTGTATCCGATCTCGCAAGACACACCGTGGATCTTCGAGCTTCGGGGCAAAGGCTTGATGCTCGCGATCGAAACCGCCCACCCCGGTTCGGGGGACCCGGACGCCGGGCGCGCGAGCCGCCTCCTCGAGGAATGCAGACAGCGAGGGCTCCTGGTTGGGAAAGGGGGCTTGTACGGGAATGTGCTGCGCATCGCCCCACCCCTGTCGGTGACCCAACACGAAATCGATACGGCCGCCGACATCATCGCCTCGGCCGTGTCAGCGATCGACTGAAGAGGAGGATCGGCATGAAGACCATCATCTCGGGAGGAACCGTCATCACCGCCGTGGACATCATGGCCGCGGATGTGCTCATCGTCGATGAGACCGTCGCTGCGCTCGCCTCGCCCGGTTCGCACGATTGGGCCGATGATGCCGCCACCGTGATCGACGCCACCGGGAAGTATGTCATCCCGGGTGGCATCGATCCGCACACGCACATGGAACTCCCTTTCGGCGGAACGGCCGCATCGGACACCTTCGAGACCGGGACCAGAGCCGCGGCGTGGGGTGGTACCACGACGATCATCGACTTCGCTGTCCAGACCAAGGGTGAGAGCCTTGTCGGCGGGTTCGACAACTGGATGGAGCGCGCAAGCGGCAACTGTGCCATCGACTACGGCTTCCACATGATCGCGGGTGACATCAACGAGACATCCCTCAAGGAGATGGAGGTCCTGATCGACCGGGGCTGCACCTCCTTCAAGCTGTTCATGGCCTATCCGGGGGTGTTCTACTCCGACGACGGCGACATCTTGCGTGCCATGCAAAAGGCAGCCGACACCGGGACCTTGATCATGATGCATGCCGAAAACGGGATGGCGATCGATGTCCTTCGCGAACAGGCGCTCCAGCGCGGCGAGACCGACCCGAAGTACCACGGGTTGACGCGTCCACCGATCACCGAAAGCGAGGCGACGCATCGCGCCATCAAGCTTGCCGAACTGACAGGGGCGCATCTGTATGTGGTGCACATGTCGGCCAAAGAAGCCGTTGCCGAGGTCGCGAAGGCCCGGGACGAAGGCCTCCCCATCTTCGGTGAGACCTGTCCACAGTACTTGTTCCTCACCCACGAGGAGCACCTGAGTGCACCCGGGTTCGAAGGCGCCAAGTATGTCTGCTCGACCCCGATCCGGAAACAATCGGAGGGCCATCAAGATGCCCTGTGGCGGTACCTCGCAACCAACGACCTCCAGGTCATCTCGACCGACCACTGTCCGTTCTGCATGGACGACCATCCCGTCCTCGGGACGCAGAAGAAGCTCGGGCTCGGCGACTTCACGGCGATTCCGAACGGGCTCCCTGGTGTCGAGGACCGCTACCAGCTGATCTACCACGGTGGTGTGGTCGGAGGCAGGATCAACCTCAACCGATGGATCGAGCTGTGCGCCACCGCACCCGCCAAGCTGTTCGGCCTTTTCCCGAAGAAGGGCACCATTGCGGTTGGCTCCGATGCCGACATCGTGGTGTTCGATCCCGGTGTCTCGTGGACCAAGTCGGTTGATCAGCACCACATGGATGTCGATTACTCCGCCTACGAAGGCATGGAGGTCGAAGGACGCGTCGAGACGGTGCTGCTGCGTGGCAAGGTGATCATCGACAACAACTCGTATGTCGGAGTCAAAGGCGACGGTCAGTATCTCCCACGCGACAAAATGTCCATTCACCACTAGGCCCCAGAGGCACCGGAGCACACATGAAGCAGATCAACCACATCATCGGGGGCGCCGAGTTCGTCTCGACTTCGGGTCGGACGAGCACCGTCTACAACCCAGCGACAGGCGAAGCCGCCGCCACGGTCGGCCTCGCCTCGGTGGACGAGGTCGATCACGCCGTGGCCGTTGCCAAGGCGGCGTTCGAATCGTGGGCAAGGACTTCGGTCGCCAAACGAACCGCGATCATGTACCGCTTTCGGGACCTCGTTGACCACCACGCGAACGACTTCGCCGCCCTGCTCACGGCCGAGCACGGCAAAGTGCTGTCGGACTCCCTCGGCGAGTTGCAGCGCGGCCTTGAGAACATCGAATACGCATGCGGCTTGTCCGAACACCTCAAAGGCGGGTTCTCCCAGCAGGCGTCAACGGACATCGATGTCTATTCGGTGCGCCAGCCCCTTGGTGTGGTTGCCGGCATCACGCCGTTCAACTTCCCCGCGATGGTGCCGATGTGGATGTACCCCAATGCCATTGCGGCAGGCAACTCGTTCATTCTGAAGCCTTCAGAGAAGGACCCGAGCGTGAATCTCCTCGCGGCCGACCTCCTCGCCGAAGCTGGCCTTCCGGACGGTGTGTTCAACATCGTGCAAGGCGACAAGATCGCGGTGGATCGGCTCCTCGAACACCCCGACATCCAGGCAGTCTCGTTCGTCGGTTCGACACCGATTGCCCGATATGTCTACACCACCGGGACCAACAACGGAAAGCGGGTCCAGGCACTTGGCGGGGCAAAGAACCACATGATCGTCCTCCCCGACGCAGATGTCGGTGTTGCGGCGGACGCAGCGATCAGCGCAGGCTACGGGTCTGCTGGAGAACGCTGCATGGCGATCTCGATCGTGGTTGCGGTCGGGGCGGTCGCCGATCCGTTGATCGAAGCCATTGCCGAGCGAATCCCCGGCATTGTGGTCGGTGACGGCATCCGAGAGGACACCGACATGGGTCCGCTGATCACCGCCGAGCATCGCGACCGTGTCGCGTCGTTCGTCAAGAACGCACCGGACGAAGGAGCAACGGTGGTTGTTGACGGCACCGAGCCTCGTTTCGACACGGGTGGGTTCTTTCTCGCTCCCTCTCTCCTTGACCATGTGACGCCCGGTATGGCGTGCTATGACGAGGAGATCTTCGGTCCTGTGCTCGGCGTTGTCCGGGTCGACTCATACGAAAAGGCAGTCAAGCTCGTCAACGACAATCCCTACGGCAACGGGACGGCAATCTTCACGAGGGACGGTGGTGCGGCCCGGCGCTTCCAAATCGATGTCGATGCAGGGATGGTCGGCATCAATGTGCCGGTTCCGGTCCCGGTCGCGTACTACAGCTTCGGGGGATGGGGGGACTCGCTGTTCGGGGACTCCCATGCGTACGGACCGGAGGGCTTCCACTTCTATACGAGGGCCAAGGTCGTGACATCGCGTTGGCCCGATCCCTCGACGAGTTCCATCGACCTCGGCTTCCCGCAGAACCTCTGAACGGATGACGACGCGCGACGACACAGCACGGGCCGTCGCTCGCTTCGAACGAAAGGCGGCGGTCCGGCGCGGTATCCGCAGGGTCGTGGTGTTCGTTGCCTTCGTTGCCGTCCTCGCGCTCGTGTACACCGGGTACAAGGCATTCGGGCAGGCCGTCGACGACGCGCAGACGGACTGGTGGCTCGTCGGGCGAGTCCTCCCGCGCTCGGATGACCTCACGATGCCGCCCATCCAAGACATCATCGCCGAGATCGGTGTACCGCCGCAGCGCAACTCGGACAAGCCCCTCGGTGCCTTCATCGCCGAAGCGTCCCTGTTCACTTTCCGCGAGGCGGCATTCGGTTTCGTGTCGGGGGTGATCCTCGGGCTTGCCCTCGCCATCGTGATGTTGCGATCCCGCTGGATCGAGCGCGGAATCTCACCGTATCTCGTTGCGAGCCAGACGGTCCCACTCGTTGCCATCGCGCCCATCATCGTGATCTGGGGTTCCAAGTCGATGGGTTGGCTCCCCTTCGAATGGCAACCTTGGATGTCCGTGTCGATCATTGCCACCTACCTCACCTTCTTTCCCGTTGCGATGAACGGGATCAGGGGGCTGCACTCGGCGGATCCGGCAGCACTGGAGCTGATGCACTCGTACGCAGCGACACGACGCCAGACGCTTATCAAGCTTCAGCTCCCTGCGGCGCTGCCATATCTGTTTGCCGCGTTCAAGCTTGCGGCGACCGCAGCGATCGTCGGCGCCATCGTCGGGGAGATCTCCGGGGGCGTCAAGGGCGGCCTCGGGAGACTGATCCTCGACTACGCAAGCCGGTACACGACCGGTCCTCCGAGGCTGTATGCAACGGTGCTCGGCGCAGCGGTCCTCGGCATCGTTGCGGTCGGCATCGTGACGATCACCGAGTTCTTCGTGATGGCACGCCGCCAGGAAGGTTCGGCGATCCAATGAGTCGCGACCTCGACCGGGGTGTGCACCATGTCGTGGAGATCGACGGCGTGTCAAAGGTCTTCAACCGGGGCAAGCCCAACGAGGTACATGCCCTCGACAGCATCGACCTGCACATCGCGGACGGTTCGTTCGTTTCGCTCATCGGTCCATCAGGATGCGGCAAGTCAACCCTTTTGAGACTCATGGGGGCGCTGACGCACCCGACGGGGGGACGGATCGAAGTCAACGGGAAGTCACCGGACCGGGCGCGTATCGACCGTGACTACGGAATGGCCTTCCAGACATCAGGCCTGTTCGAATGGCGCACGGTCACCCAGAACATCGAACTGCCACTCCAGCTGATGGGCTGGAGCAAGCAGGAACGCAAGGATCGTGCCGCCGAGATGCTCGCCCTCGTGAAACTTCCCGAGTTCGGCAATCACTACCCGCGGGAGCTCTCGGGGGGTATGCAGCAGCGGGTCGCCATCGCGAGGGCGTTGTCGTTCCGACCACAGCTCCTGCTCATGGACGAGCCGTTCGGCGCGCTCGACGAGATGACCCGCGAGCACATGCAGGCCGAAGTTCTCGAGATCTGGGAGAAGACGGGGAGGACCATTGTCTTCGTCACCCATTCGATTCCCGAAGCGGTCTTCCTCTCGAGCCGAGTGATAGTGATGTCCCCAAGGCCGGGACGGATCGCTGCGGACATCGCCATCGACCTCGGGAAACGCACCCTTGAGACCCGCGAATCGCAGGGGTTCTTCGAATCGATCACTGAGGTGCGTGAAGCCCTCCGGTTCGAGGAGGGAGGATCATGACCAGACGGTTGGTGTCGGGGGTCATGCCTGCGGTCGTCTTCGGACTCGGAGGTCTGGTGCTGTGGGAGCTCACCCTGCTCATCATCAATCCCGATGGGTTCGTGCTGCCTCGCCCGTCCGAGATTATCGCCTCGTTCATCGACAACATCGATGTGATCTGGATCGCGACCCGCAACACGGGCTACATCGTTGTCACCGGGCTCGTTGCAGGAGTCCTGATCGGCGTTGTGTGGGCACTGCTGGTCTCCCGGTTCCGTATCGCGGACGAGACGCTGACCCCGCTCGCGATTGCCCTCAACGCGATCCCGATCATCGCGCTCGCCCCCATCTTCAACGCCTGGTACGGACTCCTCTCCCCGACCTCGAACCAGGCGATCGTGGTCCTGCTGGTCTTCTTCCCGGTGTTCATCAACACGACCCGGGGGCTCACACAGGTGGGTGCAACCGAGATCGAACTCATGCACTCGTACGCTGCATCGAAATGGGAGATCACCCGCATTGTCCGCATTCCCAACGCGATGCCC includes:
- a CDS encoding aminotransferase class I/II-fold pyridoxal phosphate-dependent enzyme — protein: MPSAESRIVAAVVEATPDGIAKAIGVCVSSGALAAGTRLPTVRDLAGALAVSPSTVGEAWQILRRHKVIETDGRRGSFIRDRTGGPTTRYWQVPVRGDAISYDLSSGIPDASLLPNPHDILAELDSTPSVSSYVEAPVAEELEGELLRIWPFAPARMTVLNGAMDAMDRILGVTAQVGDLIGVSDPGFPPIFDMIETAGAVPYPIDLDGEGLLPDSVAGAVDAGIGILFVQPRGHNPTGASMTPRRRDELLPILERSGVLVIEDDHSGMVAGAPLVSFGDALPDRVLHIHSFSKSHGPDLRLAAVGGPAEPIIAVERRRSLGPSWSSRLLQRILAAMLASEEVNRSIEHAASEYAQRRATFVEDLAAHGIEVDDGDGLNAWVPVDDEAFAVPMLAAHGIGVARGKPFQLRGEQGRHVRVTTSTYTEQAREIIGHIAQAARGRMWPEPTDNGGIR
- a CDS encoding nitrilase-related carbon-nitrogen hydrolase: MSRVVRAAILQTEWTGDKESMIELHEEYARKAAADGAKVICFQELFYGPYFCQVQDIEYYGYAEAIPDGPTTQRFQKIAAELGLVMVLPMYEREMAGFLYNTAAVIDADGTYLGKYRKHHIPHVGGFWEKFYFRPGNSDFPVFDTAVGKVGVYICYDRHFPEGWRALGLNGAEIVFNPSATSRGLSSYLWQLEQPASAVANMYFVGAINRVGVEDLGDNDFYGTSYFVDPRGQFVGDVASDKDAELVVRDLDLDKIEEVRNTWAFYRDRRPDAYDPLVQA
- a CDS encoding aspartate aminotransferase family protein, coding for MGVHAELTERTRAVMPSWLALYYDEPIAIDRGDGRTVWDLEGNEYLDFFGGILTTMTAYALPEVTAAINEQAAKVLHTSTLYLNRPMVELAEMVAELSGIPDARVFFTPSGTEANDAAMLLATSFRRSNQVLALRNSYHGRSFTAVALTSHRSWSPTSYSGLQVHYVQGPYKARSPYAHLDDDAFTAAAASDLQQVIDMMTSGDVAAMIAEPIQGVGGFATPPDGFFARFKEILDEYGILFVADEVQTGWGRTGEYFWGYQAHDITPDIMTFAKGIGNGLSIGGVVARADIMNCIGANSISTFGGNPLVCAGALANLRYLLEHDLQGNSLKQGTRLYERLYPISQDTPWIFELRGKGLMLAIETAHPGSGDPDAGRASRLLEECRQRGLLVGKGGLYGNVLRIAPPLSVTQHEIDTAADIIASAVSAID
- the hydA gene encoding dihydropyrimidinase codes for the protein MGMKTIISGGTVITAVDIMAADVLIVDETVAALASPGSHDWADDAATVIDATGKYVIPGGIDPHTHMELPFGGTAASDTFETGTRAAAWGGTTTIIDFAVQTKGESLVGGFDNWMERASGNCAIDYGFHMIAGDINETSLKEMEVLIDRGCTSFKLFMAYPGVFYSDDGDILRAMQKAADTGTLIMMHAENGMAIDVLREQALQRGETDPKYHGLTRPPITESEATHRAIKLAELTGAHLYVVHMSAKEAVAEVAKARDEGLPIFGETCPQYLFLTHEEHLSAPGFEGAKYVCSTPIRKQSEGHQDALWRYLATNDLQVISTDHCPFCMDDHPVLGTQKKLGLGDFTAIPNGLPGVEDRYQLIYHGGVVGGRINLNRWIELCATAPAKLFGLFPKKGTIAVGSDADIVVFDPGVSWTKSVDQHHMDVDYSAYEGMEVEGRVETVLLRGKVIIDNNSYVGVKGDGQYLPRDKMSIHH
- a CDS encoding CoA-acylating methylmalonate-semialdehyde dehydrogenase, with the protein product MKQINHIIGGAEFVSTSGRTSTVYNPATGEAAATVGLASVDEVDHAVAVAKAAFESWARTSVAKRTAIMYRFRDLVDHHANDFAALLTAEHGKVLSDSLGELQRGLENIEYACGLSEHLKGGFSQQASTDIDVYSVRQPLGVVAGITPFNFPAMVPMWMYPNAIAAGNSFILKPSEKDPSVNLLAADLLAEAGLPDGVFNIVQGDKIAVDRLLEHPDIQAVSFVGSTPIARYVYTTGTNNGKRVQALGGAKNHMIVLPDADVGVAADAAISAGYGSAGERCMAISIVVAVGAVADPLIEAIAERIPGIVVGDGIREDTDMGPLITAEHRDRVASFVKNAPDEGATVVVDGTEPRFDTGGFFLAPSLLDHVTPGMACYDEEIFGPVLGVVRVDSYEKAVKLVNDNPYGNGTAIFTRDGGAARRFQIDVDAGMVGINVPVPVPVAYYSFGGWGDSLFGDSHAYGPEGFHFYTRAKVVTSRWPDPSTSSIDLGFPQNL
- a CDS encoding ABC transporter permease subunit, translating into MTTRDDTARAVARFERKAAVRRGIRRVVVFVAFVAVLALVYTGYKAFGQAVDDAQTDWWLVGRVLPRSDDLTMPPIQDIIAEIGVPPQRNSDKPLGAFIAEASLFTFREAAFGFVSGVILGLALAIVMLRSRWIERGISPYLVASQTVPLVAIAPIIVIWGSKSMGWLPFEWQPWMSVSIIATYLTFFPVAMNGIRGLHSADPAALELMHSYAATRRQTLIKLQLPAALPYLFAAFKLAATAAIVGAIVGEISGGVKGGLGRLILDYASRYTTGPPRLYATVLGAAVLGIVAVGIVTITEFFVMARRQEGSAIQ
- a CDS encoding ABC transporter ATP-binding protein; this encodes MSRDLDRGVHHVVEIDGVSKVFNRGKPNEVHALDSIDLHIADGSFVSLIGPSGCGKSTLLRLMGALTHPTGGRIEVNGKSPDRARIDRDYGMAFQTSGLFEWRTVTQNIELPLQLMGWSKQERKDRAAEMLALVKLPEFGNHYPRELSGGMQQRVAIARALSFRPQLLLMDEPFGALDEMTREHMQAEVLEIWEKTGRTIVFVTHSIPEAVFLSSRVIVMSPRPGRIAADIAIDLGKRTLETRESQGFFESITEVREALRFEEGGS
- a CDS encoding ABC transporter permease, which gives rise to MTRRLVSGVMPAVVFGLGGLVLWELTLLIINPDGFVLPRPSEIIASFIDNIDVIWIATRNTGYIVVTGLVAGVLIGVVWALLVSRFRIADETLTPLAIALNAIPIIALAPIFNAWYGLLSPTSNQAIVVLLVFFPVFINTTRGLTQVGATEIELMHSYAASKWEITRIVRIPNAMPLFFTALKIASSLAVIGAIVAEYFGGRQDALGQFIVQNAASARYTEAWAAVLAGSAMGIALYLLSGGFERFATPWRPEVDVVG